A DNA window from Setaria viridis chromosome 2, Setaria_viridis_v4.0, whole genome shotgun sequence contains the following coding sequences:
- the LOC117843817 gene encoding uncharacterized protein — MDDLKQILARPIQLAEQVIKWSDEAYTFRQECMELKAKVERLAGLLRQAARADLYERPARRIFDDTEKALDKALALVDKCRAHGLVRRVFTIIPAGSFKKMTNQLDNSIGDLSWLLRVSSSANDDDDFDAHIGLPPIAQNEPILFLIWEQIAVLYTGNLDARADAAANLVSLARDNDRYSKLIIEEDGVPPLLKLVKEGRLEGQENAAHAVGLLGRDPECVEQMVQAGACLAFAKVLKEGPMKVQATVAWAVSELAANHPKCQDAFAQHNVIRLLVGHLAFETVQEHSKYAITSKMSIHAVVMDKKNSTGSGSADLLDAADHSTMRYPTGHASQSKNEMHSLVQSTMAAKSNGGSGKHVATTTNGGVVATKQHNASLSGTSTRGREFEDPETKALMKANAAKALWQLAKGNAAICKSITESRALLCFAVLLEKGEGDVQYNSSMALMEICCVAEQNSDLRRSAFKPTSPAARAVVDQLLRVVEKAEYDDLLIPCIMSLGCLSRTFRATETRIIGPLVKLLDEREADVSREAAIALTKFACTDNYLHVDHSKAIINAGGAKHLVQLVYFSEQVVQIASLTLVCYIAHNVPDSEELAQAEILTVLEWAAKQAYMMQDPIIENLLPEAKIRLELYQSRGAKGYH; from the coding sequence atGGATGACCTCAAGCAGATCCTGGCGCGGCCGATCCAGCTCGCCGAGCAGGTAATAAAGTGGTCCGACGAGGCCTACACGTTCCGGCAGGAGTGCATGGAGCTCAAGGCCAAGGTCGAGCGCCTCGCCGGCCTGCTCCGCCAGGCCGCGCGCGCCGACCTCTACGAGCGCCCCGCGCGCCGCATCTTCGACGACACCGAGAAGGCGCTCGACAAGGCGCTCGCCCTCGTCGACAAGTGCCGCGCCCACGGCCTCGTCCGCCGCGTCTTCACCATCATCCCCGCTGGCTCCTTCAAGAAGATGACCAACCAGCTCGACAACTCCATCGGCGACCTCTCCTGGCTCCTCcgcgtctcctcctccgccaacgaCGACGATGACTTCGACGCCCACATCGGACTCCCGCCCATCGCGCAGAACGAgcccatcctcttcctcatctgGGAGCAAATCGCCGTGCTCTACACCGGCAacctcgacgcccgcgccgacgccgccgccaacctcgtctcgctcgcgcgcGACAATGACAGGTACTCCAAGCTCATCATAGAGGAGGACGGTGTGCCGCCGCTGCTCAAGCTCGTCAAGGAGGGCCGCCTCGAGGGACAGGAGAACGCCGCGCACGCCGTCGGCCTCCTCGGCCGCGACCCGGAGTGCGTCGAGCAGATGGTGCAAGCCGGTGCGTGCCTCGCCTTCGCCAAGGTGCTCAAGGAGGGGCCCATGAAGGTGCAGGCCACGGTGGCCTGGGCCGTCTCGGAGCTCGCTGCCAACCACCCCAAGTGCCAGGACGCCTTCGCGCAGCACAACGTGATCCGGCTGCTCGTCGGCCACCTCGCCTTCGAGACAGTGCAGGAGCACTCCAAGTACGCCATCACGTCCAAGATGTCCATACATGCCGTGGTCATGGACAAAAAGAACAGCACCGGTTCAGGTTCGGCAGACTTGCTGGATGCCGCAGACCACAGCACCATGAGGTACCCGACGGGGCACGCTTCGCAGAGCAAGAATGAGATGCACAGTTTGGTGCAGTCCACCATGGCTGCCAAGTCTAATGGAGGCAGTGGTAAGCACGTAGCTACTACTACTAATGGTGGTGTTGTGGCAACGAAGCAGCACAATGCGTCATTGTCAGGAACGAGTACAAGGGGCAGGGAGTTCGAGGACCCTGAGACAAAGGCATTAATGAAAGCCAATGCTGCAAAGGCATTGTGGCAGCTCGCCAAGGGCAATGCAGCTATCTGTAAGAGCATCACAGAGTCAAGGGCTCTGCTCTGCTTTGCGGTTCTTCTTGAGAAAGGTGAAGGTGATGTGCAATATAATTCTTCTATGGCTCTCATGGAGATCTGCTGTGTCGCCGAGCAGAATTCTGACCTGAGACGATCAGCATTCAAGCCAACTTCTCCTGCTGCCCGGGCTGTTGTTGACCAGCTCCTACGTGTTGTCGAGAAGGCTGAATATGACGATCTCCTAATTCCCTGCATTATGTCTCTAGGTTGCTTGTCCAGAACCTTCCGTGCTACAGAGACTCGGATTATTGGACCATTGGTGAAGCTTCTTGATGAGAGGGAAGCAGATGTCTCTCGAGAAGCAGCAATTGCCCTGACCAAGTTTGCGTGCACAGATAATTACCTGCATGTCGACCATTCTAAAGCGATCATCAATGCAGGCGGAGCAAAGCACCTAGTTCAGCTTGTGTACTTCAGTGAGCAAGTGGTTCAGATTGCATCACTCACCCTTGTATGCTACATTGCACACAATGTTCCAGACAGTGAGGAGTTGGCACAAGCCGAAATCCTCACGGTACTTGAATGGGCTGCCAAGCAAGCTTACATGATGCAAGACCCGATCATCGAGAACTTGTTGCCAGAGGCAAAGATCAGATTGGAACTGTATCAATCCAGAGGCGCAAAAGGCTACCATTAG
- the LOC117843818 gene encoding thaumatin-like protein 1b, translating into MAAHLLLSVSLLLSSLTGAVSTTFTLTNSCGYTVWPGLLSSAGSPPLSTTGFALAAGESRSVDAPPAWSGRIWGRTLCAADPGSGRFSCATGECGSGAVECAGGGAAPPTTLAEFTLNGAGGIDFYDVSLVDGSNLPMVVVPQGGSGATCGATGCLVDLNGPCPADLKVAGPDGAGIACKSACGAYGRPQDCCSGDYGTPATCQPSASSQFFKNACPRAYSYAYDDATSTFTCTSGTVSYLITFCPSMSSLKSSVSSSGAGASTNPSSGGPGLPLINDTVSFAGRGDGYSSYPYASASVSAPSLSAPCPLALVAAAALTWLCAAPRHRLRL; encoded by the exons ATGGCGGCTCATCTGCTGCTCTCGGTGTCTCTCCTTCTGAGCTCACTCACCG GGGCGGTGTCCACGACGTTCACGCTGACGAACTCCTGCGGCTACACGGTGTGGCCGGGGCTCCTGTCGAGCGCGGGGTCGCCGCCGCTCTCCACCACGGGCTtcgcgctggcggcgggggagTCCCGCTCCGTGGACGCGCCCCCGGCGTGGTCGGGCCGCATCTGGGGCCGCACGCTCTGCGCCGCGGATCCGGGCTCCGGCCGCTTCTCCTGCGCCACGGGCGAGTGCGGGTCCGGCGCGGTGGagtgcgcgggcggcggcgccgcgccgcccaccacgcTCGCCGAGTTCACCCTCAACGGCGCCGGCGGGATCGACTTCTACGACGTGagcctcgtcgacggctcgaACCTGccgatggtggtggtgccgcAGGGCGGCTCCGGGGCCACCTGCGGCGCCACGGGGTGCCTGGTGGACCTGAATGGGCCGTGCCCCGCCGACCTGAAGGTGGCGGGCCCCGACGGCGCCGGCATCGCCTGCAAGAGCGCGTGCGGCGCGTACGGGCGGCCCCAGGACTGCTGCAGCGGCGACTACGGCACCCCGGCGACGTGCCAGCCGTCGGCCAGCTCGCAGTTCTTCAAGAACGCGTGCCCGCGCGCCTACAGCTACGCCTACGACGACGCCACCTCGACCTTCACCTGCACGTCTGGCACCGTCAGTTACCTCATCACGTTCTGCCCTAGCATGTCCAG CCTCAAGTCGTCCGTGAGCAGCAGCGGGGCCGGCGCCAGCACGAACCCGTCATCCGGCGGCCCGGGCCTGCCCCTGATCAACGACACGGTCTCCTTCGCCGGGCGGGGCGACGGGTACTCCTCGTACCCCTACGCGTCCGCGTCCGTGTCGGCGCCGTCGCTGTCGGCCCCATGCCCCCTCGCGctcgtcgcggccgccgcgctcaCATGGCTCTGCGCCGCCCCGCGCCACCGGCTACGGTTGTAG